AGCCTATGCCGGCGGCGATGGCGAGCCAGATGGTGCCGGTCGATGCGGGTTTGGCTTCGGCGTTGGGTCCGGCGGCGATGAGCCAGATGGCGAGGCCTGCGACGAGGAATCCGAAGATGTGGAGCAGGCCCGGGGAGCCTTCGGCTACGGCTGAGACTGCGGCGGGAATGGCGGCGGCGAGCAGGCCGCTGACGGCGGCGGATGCGCCCATGGCTCCACGCGAGAGAGCGACGTAGAAGCACATGAGGGCGAGGCCTCCGGTGACGCCTGCGGCGATGCCCCAGACGAGCGGGGCTCCGTGCGGGAAGGGGTCGCCGCGGAGCCAGACGATGAGGAGCAATGCGGTGAAGCTGGTGGCGTGGCTGACGAGGATGACGCGGAGCGCGGAGCCCATGGAGCCGCCGGCGTGCTTGGCGCCCATGCCGCCGGAGAAGTCTCCGCCGCCCCAGAGGACGGCGGCGGCGAGCGCGAAGAGGGCGTTGGCGTGAAGGAGCAGGTCCATGTGGCTTGATGGGTAATGTCGAGAGCGAACCCCACCCTGGGCGCGATACAACTGCGCCGAAGGTGGGGCACCAAGTTCTTTAGTACTGTAACGACGCTTAGTGCGTGCGCGTGATGTCGGGGGCGGCGTCGCCGGCGGTGGGGTAGTAGCCCTTCTTGGCGATGACCGTCAGGTTCGGACGCATCACTTTGACTTCGATGGTGCGGTACTTACCGTCGATGAAAGGCTCGTGCGTGTAGTAGCCGACGGTGTACTGGGTGCGGGCTTCTTCGGCGATCTTGGCGAAGCTCTGCTCGATGCCGCGCTGGCGGAATTCGCCGTCGAGGTTGCCGCCGGTGGCGGTGGTGTAGACGGGCAGGACGTTGTCGCGCATGCTGAGCGGCAGGTGCATGTGATTGAGGAAGCCGATGACGGGAAGCGACGAGTCGCCGACGAGCGTGCCGTAGACGGCGATTTTGTTGGTCTGGAGGAACTTGATGACCTCTTTGACGCTGGCCTGGCTGCCGTATTCGCGGCCGTCGCTGATGACGTAGATGATGCGGCGGCGGCCTTTGGGGGCCTTGGCGAGCTCGGTGGCGGCGGCGAGGATGGCGTCGTTGAGCGTGTGGGGGTCGCGGGGGACGTTCTGGATGCCGCTCATGGAGCGTCCGTGCGTGGAGTTGGTATTGGGGTCGATGTGGGCGAGTGCGCCGCCGTTGAGGTTGATGTTCTGGCTGAGCGGGCCGCCCTGATCGTAGTACATGGGCTCGCGGCCTGTGCTCTTGGAGCGATCGAGCACGGCGGTGAGGCGGGCGCTCTGCGCGCCGGTGAAGGCGGTCTGCATGCGCGGGCCGTTGTTGTAGGTGAAGACGGCGACCTCGTCGTAAGGTGCGAATGCGCCCTGGAGGGCTTCGAGCGCGTTGTTCACCTTGGTCATGTTGTCGTAGGTCATGCTCTGGTCGATGACGAGGGCGACGGAGAGCGGGAATGGGTCGGTCGTGAAGAGGGCAAGCTGCTGGCGGAGGCCGTTCTCGTAGACGCGCACGTCGCGCCAGGTGAGGCCGGGGACGAGGCTGCCCTTGTTGTCCTTGACGGTGAAGGGGACTTCGACGAAGTTGGTGCGGACGTGGAGGACGTACTGCGGGCCTTGTCCGGCGGCCGGGAGGTCGGGCTTGGGGCCTACGTCTTGCGGCGATTGGGTCGTCGGCGGAAGGCTGCTGGGTGGGGCCTGGTCGTCGGACGATGTGGACTGCGTGGAGAAGCCGGCGTCGGTGGGCGTGGTGCCGATGCCGGGGGTGATGCCGTCAACGGGCAGGTTCGCCTGGGGCTTGGGTGCGTCGGGAATCGCCTGCTGCTGAGATGCGCTCTGCGCGGGCATGTATGCCGCGGACGCGATCAGGGCCAACGTCAGTGAGCCGGCCAGTATGCTTGTTCTTACCACTCAAACCCCCATCTTCCAAGCCAGCCTGTCGGCTGGAATGTAGCAACTACCAGAATATCAGCGCGTCAGGTGCGCCGCCAGTTTCTATGGTTTGGACGCGGGGGAGCGGGTGGATGTTGTGCCTGGTTTTTTGCCCCGGCGTGTCCCAGGGGCTAAAGCCCCTTTTTGGGGCAGCTGGTGTTGCCCGGACTGAAGTCCGGGCCTATCTCAGAGGCAACGACAACAGCAACAGCCCCACTCACGACGCGATAAAGCTGCGTCATGAGTGGGGCACCCGGCTTTGTGGCTGAAAGGGTTGGAGGATATGGGTGGGGTTGGCGGTGTCGGGGTCCTTCGACTCCGCTCCCTGCGGTCGCTTCGCTCAGGATGACGGCTGTTGGGGAGTAGTGTGGAGGATTTTTTCGCTGACTCGGGGGCGGGTTCGTCGTCTAATGAGGTATGCGCCTGTTTGCTGCCGCTGTTGTTGTGTGTTTGTGCCTCGTCCCTGCCCTTCGGGCGCAGGAGGCACCTTCGCCGGATATGCCTCCGCCCGCCAGTGATGCTCCGGCCCAGCCTGTGGACAGCAATAACCCGATGGAGACCCTGAAGGTCAACGTCAACCTGGTGAACCTGTACTTTTCGGTGCGGGACAAGAACGGCTATATCACCAACCTGACGAAGAACGATTGCCACATCGACGAAGACCATGCTCCGCAGACGATCAAGAAGTTTACGCAGGAGAAGAACCTGCCGCTGACGATCGGGATTCTGCTGGATACGAGCGGAAGCCAACAGAATGTGCTGCCGATGGAGCAGGCGTCGGGGGCAGAGTTTCTGAAAGATGTGCTGACGCCGAAGGACGAGGCGTTTCTGATCTCGTTCGATATTAATGTGAACCTGCTGGCGGACTATACGAACTCGCCGCGTGAGATACAGCGGGCGATGGATAAGGCGGAGATCAATACGGGCGCGGGTACGGGTTCGGTGACGGGCAATGCGACTCCGCGCGGGACGCTGCTGTATGACGCGGTCTTTCTGGCGGCGCATGACAAGCTGCGGCAGGAGGCGGGGCGGAAGATTCTCGTCATCCTGACGGATGGTCAGGATGAGGGGTCGCAGGAGACGCTGAAGACGGCGACAGAGGCGGCGCAGAAGTCGAACGCGATTGTGTATGTGATTCTGCTGGCTGATCCGTATGCGTATGGCAGCTTCGGGATTGGTTACACGGGCTCGGCTGCAATGGACAAGCTGGCCAAGGATACGGGCGGGCGCGTGATCAATGTCGGCAGGAATACGAAGAAGCTGCAGGAGGCGTTTGATCAGATTCAGGATGAGCTCAGGACGCAGTACCTGGCCAGCTATACGCCGACCAATCTGAAGCTGGATGGGACGTTCCGGTCGCTTCAGGTGGATTGCGGGAAGGACACGAAGGTGCAGGCTCGGCGTGGGTATTATGCGATGGCGAACCCGCTGGGGGATGATTGATTTGTGATGGGCCTGTCCCAGGGGCTGAAGCCCCTTTTTGGGGCGGCTGGTGTTGCCCGGACTGAAGTCCGGGCCTATCTCAGAGGCAACGACAACAACAGAGACAAGAGACCTTGGGCACCCGGCATTGCTGAAAGAAGCCGTACCTCAGGGGCTAAAGCCTCCTCAGTATTTGCAGCGTTTGCGGCACGGCTAAAGCCATGCCCTTAAGCAGAACGAACCTTGTACTTCACTCCCTGTCCTTGCTTCGTCAGGAGTTGCCGTGTTGGAGGAACTCTGGTGAGACGGGGTTCTCGTAGACGGAGTAGTCGCGGGTGACTACGGTGAGGCCGCTGGCGGAGACGAAGTAGTTTTTCTTGTCTTCGTTGGGGTCGTAGCCGATGACGGTGCCGTCGGGGATATGGACGTCGCGGTCGATGATGGCGTGGCGGATGCGGCAGTGACGGCCGATGTTGACGTGGGAAAAGATGATGGATGAGTCCACGTCGGCGTAGGAGTTGACGCGCACGTCCTGGGAGACGACGCTGTTGCGGACGACCGAGCCGGAGATGATGGACCCGGCGCAGACGATGGAGTTGATGGCCATGCCGGTGCGGCCGGGCTCGCCGAAGACGAACTTCGCGGGCGGGTACTGGTAGGGGCGGGTGCGCATGGGCCAGGTCTTGTCGTAGAGGTTGAAGGTGGGGGTGACGCCGGCGATGTCCATGTTGGCCTCGTAGTAGGCCTCGAGTGTGCCGACGTCACGCCAGTAGAGCGCTTTCTGCTTGTTCTCGTCGACGAAGTTGTAGGCGTTCATCTTGAAGCGGCCGAGCAGCTTGGGCAGGATGTTGTGGCCGAAGTCGTGCTTGGATTGCGGGTCTTCGGCGTCCTTGATGAGCTCGGGGATGAGGACGTCGGTGTTGAAGATGTAGATGCCCATGGAGACGTCGACCATGTCGGGCGTGAAGGGCGAGCGGATGTTGGTCTCTTTTGGCTTTTCGACGAAGCCGGTGACTTCGCCGTTGCGGGCGACCTCGACGACGCCGAAGGAAGAGACCTCGTCGGGACTGATGGGGAGGGTGGCGAGGGTGACGTCGGCGCCGGAGTCCTTGTGCTGGCGGAGCATGCGGGCGTAGTTCATCTTGTAGATGTGGTCGCCGGAGAGGATGAGGACGTGCTTGGGCTCTTCGGAGCCGATGGAGTAGATGTTCTGGTAGACGGCGTCGGCTGTGCCCTGGTACCAGCTTTTGCTGACACGCTGCATGGGCGGGAGGATCTCGATGAACTCGCCGAGCTCGTTGGCGACGACGGAGCCCCAGCCTTCGCGGATGTGGCGGTTGAGCGAGAGCGCTTTGTACTGGGTGAGGATGTAGACGCGGTGCAGCCCGGAGTTGATGCAGTTGGAGAGGGTGATGTCGATGATGCGGTACTGGCCTGCGAAGGGCACGGCCGGCTTGGCGCGATCGCGGGTGAGGGGGAAGAGACGTTCACCGGCGCCGCCGGCAAGAAGAACTCCGAGAGTATCTTTCATAGCTCCAACTACCTCGACAGATGAATGACTGCAACTGCTGTTTTCTTCTGGGATGCGCGAATGAGGCCGCGCGTCTCCGGGAGAAAGGGGAGTCTACCATGCGGAGGTTAAGGTTTGCGATGTGTGACTGAGCACTGGCACGGATGCGGAGGCTGTTCTCGGTCTTTCGGAACCCCATTTATGCCAATGAAACTGCACATGAATGGGCACCCGGCATTGGGTTTTGGCTGGCAATTCTTCTGTGCATAGAAGCGGCAGGATCGGATAAGATCACTACCAGTTATCGGGCCCGTTTCTAAGCGGAGGCCGTGAGAGCATGGCTGACATGAAGAACAATGCAGGCGCGGGAATTGGCATTGGAATAGCCTTAGGAGTCGCCATCGGGGTTGCGCTGCATAACATTGCAGTCGGAATCGCAATCGGAGTGGCGCTCGGAGTGGCGTTTGGTGCGGGAATGAACAAACGCAAGCAAGATTTAAAGTGACCCTGCACCCAGACTCCACTTAGAACGACAAACCTTCCACTGATGAGAATTCTTTTCAGGACACAAGCAAAAAGCCCGGCTTTGAGCTGGGCTTTTTGAAGGCAGATTGGTTATTCGCTGTCTTGCTCTGGTTCGTCTGTCAGACCGGGAGAACTGTCGCCGGAGATGGTTTCGGGAGCATGGCCGTCTTCGGTAAGGCTGATGCGCAATGACTTCAGGAACGAGAGGTCGTTTGCGGTAAAGGGGCCCTGCGGCTCTTCGTGGGCTTCGCTGTCGGCGGTTTCGGGCTCGACTTCGTTGAGGCCGATGGTCGCCTCAAGCATGAGAAGTACGTCGAAGCCCTGCTCGCGGATGTTGCGGACGACACCTGCGATGTCCTCGGATTCGGCGACGGACTCGTGGATCGCCTCGCCAAGTTTTTGGATGAGATTTTTGACCTTCTGGTTCAATGCCGCCTCCGGGCTGGGTGGGTTTTGAATCCAAACCTCGCATCGGGTATTCCCGGCGCACGAGACACGCGGGAACGGCATTGCGGGCACGTCTTCTGGAGTCAGCATACGCCGAAATTCTTGAGCGCCGCAACGGTTTTACGCGGTGGAAATCGGGGTCAGTCGTCGGCGCTGAGATGGGGGACGAGTTGCTCTTCGGGCTGGTCAACAGGCGTATGAGGTGTATGCAAACTGTTTGCCAAATCTTCGACGATGCGTTTTTTGTAGGGGTTCCAGACGAGAAGACCCACGGCTGCGGCGCAGACTCCGCCAACCGTCCAGAGGAGGGCCTTGATGCTCGACGTGCTTGCGTTCTCGGCCATACCTGATGGATGAGATGCGCGAGGTGTGGCGCGGGATTGCTGTTTTTGGCAGAGTTTCGCGAGTGCGCGAATAACGGCTACACTTAAAGGATGGATTCGGTTCGCTTTGGCCGGGCGCTTGGTGTGGGAGCGCGGGCTGCCGCTAAGACGCTGGTCTCGGCTGTAGACGCGGCTGCTGCACCGAATCCTTCGGCTGGGACGAAGCCTGCCGGCACGAAGAAGACGGCGGCTGCGGCTGCGACTTCGGGTGAGCGGCTGGGACAGCAGGCGGCGCGTGCGGCTTCGCAGGTGTCGGTGAGCAGCGCAGGGTTGAAGCAAGGCAGCAAGCGGTTTGGCCAGGCGGTCTGGCATCCTGTGGTGAAGCTGTCGGGCGTGCTTTGGCTGGAGCTTACCGGCGTGTTCTTTGGGATCTTTGCGCTGTCTGCGGTGGGTGGGGCGTGGAAGTGGCGTGAGGCGATGCATGAGGTGGCGGGAAATCATCTGGCGCATGAGCGGTTCGAGTGGGCGGTGGTGATGGCGGCGGTGTTTGCGTACTTCTGTGTGACGAGCTTTCTGAAGGCTCGGCGTAGAGGGCGCGGGCAGTAGGAGTCTGGTTAGCAAAGCAAAAGCAGGTCCTCCCGCTTCTCACCCCAGCGAGCAAGCTCGCCGGGGACCCCGGTGCGCGGAAGGATGACAATTGACAGGGATACGTTCGCGCGATCACCCGGCCTCGAAGACAACACATCGGCTGTACACTTGTGCGGCATGAGCGAGACGCCGAAGACTGGTTCGTCAAATACTGAATCGCCAAAGGCTGATCCTGCGAGTCCGACGACGAGTTCGGGGATTCCGGTCGAACTGGTGTATGACGCGAAGAGCCTGGCGGGGTTCGATGCTGCGCGTGAGCTGGGTGCGCCGGGGGAGTTTCCTTTTACGCGCGGGATTCAGCCGACCATGTATCGCGGGCGGCTGTGGACGATGCGGCAGTATGCGGGGATGGGCGACGCTGAGGAGTCGAATAAACGCTACAAATTTTTGCTTGCGCATGGGACCAAAGGGTTGAGCGTGGCGTTCGATCTGCCTACGCAGATTGGGTATGACTCGGACGACCCGATGGCGATGGGTGAGGTGGGGAAGGTTGGGGTCGCGATTGATTCGATCGAGGATATGGAGCGGCTGTTCGAGGGGATTCGGCTGGATGCGATCTCGACCTCGATGACGATCAATGCGACGGCTTCTATTCTGCTGGCGCTGTATGTTGCGGTGGCGCGGCGTGCGGGCGCAGAGGTGCGGCGGCTGAGTGGCACGGTGCAGAACGACATCCTGAAGGAGTACATCGCGCGCGGGACGTACATCTATCCGGTGCGGCACGCGATGCGGCTGGTGACGGATATCTTTGCATGGGCCGCGGAGGAGGTGCCGGAGTGGAATACGATTTCGATCTCGGGCTACCACATGCGCGAGGCCGGGTGCACGGCGGTGCAGGAGGTCGCGTTCACGCTGGCCAATGGCATGACTTACGTACAGGCTGCGCTGGATGCGGGGTTGGATGTGGATGCGTTTGCTCCGAGGCTGAGCTTCTTTTTTAATGCGCATAACAATCTGCTGGAAGAGGTGGCGAAGTTTCGCGCGGCGAGGCGGATGTGGGCGCGCGTGATGCGTGAGCGGTTTGGCGCGAAGAACCCGCGGAGCTGGATGTTGCGGTTTCATACGCAGACGGCTGGCTCGACGCTGACGGCGCAGCAGCCGGAGAACAATATCGTTCGCACGACTCTGCAGGCGCTGGCTGCGGTGTTGGGCGGAACACAGAGCCTGCACACGAATGGGTTTGATGAGGCGCTGGCGCTGCCGACGGAGAATGCTGCGCGGATTGCTCTGAGGACGCAGCAGATTCTGGCACATGAGAGTGGCGTGGCGCAGACGGTGGATCCGCTGGCGGGTTCGTACTATGTCGAGTCGCTGACGGATGAGATTGAGCGGCGTGCGGAGGAGTATCTGGCGGCGATTGCGCGATTCGATGCTTCTTCAAAAGGCGGGGGCGGCAAGTATGGGATGCTGCGCGCGATTGAGCAGGGGTATGTGCAGCGGGAGATTCAGAATGCGGCTTATGCTTACCAGCGCGATGTGGATGAGAAGCGGGCTGTTGTGGTCGGCGTGAATGAGTTTGCTTCTGGTTCAGATGCGGAGGAGGCTGTGGTTCCTCTTCAGCGGATCGATGCTGCGCTGGAGCAGCGGCAGGTGGAGCGCGTGCGGGCGCTGCGTGCGCGGAGGGATGCTGGCGTTCATGCTGCGGCGCTGCGCGGCGTGGAGGATGCTGCGCGTGGCGGGGAGAATCTGATGCCGCGGATTTTGCGTGCGGTCGAGAGCTATGCGACTGTGGGCGAGATTGCGAATGTGCTGCGTGGAGTGTTTGGGGAGTATCGGGAGTCGGTGACGGTTTGATTTCTCCGCGGTAAATTGACCCTCGGAACTGTCGGTCGATACGATAGGGCTTGCGCGCGATGCGCCTGCGAGGTCTTCTGAACGATGTCTGAATCTACTGCAACGAGCGCACTGCGCAAGACTGCTTTGAATGCTGTTCACCGCGCCGCCAAGTCGAAGATGGTTGATTTTGGCGGGTGGGATATGCCTGTCGATTGCTGCGGGTTGATTGCGGAGCACATGGCTGTGCGGACGGGCGTGGGCGTCTTTGATGTGTCGCACATGGGCGATATTCAATTTCGCGGGCCGGGGTCGCTGGCGGCGGTGCAGAAGCTGTGCATGAATGATGCGTCGAAGCTACAGGTGGGGCAGGCGCAATACTCGGCGATGCTTTATCCGAATGGGACGTTTGTCGATGATGTGGTGGTGCATAAGCTCTCGGACAACGACTACCTGATCGTGATCAATGCTGGTACTCGCGAGAAGGACGTGGCGTGGGTGCGCGGGGTGATTGGTGGGATGCCCGGCGTTCACATGAACGACTACAGCGACTTCTACACGCAGATTGCGATTCAGGGGCCGAAGGCTGCGGAGACTTTGCAGAAGCTGACTTCGACGGATTTGAGCACGATTAAGAATTACTGGTTTACGTGGGGGCAGGTGTGTGGCTTGCACAATGTGATGATTGCCCGCACTGGCTACACCGGCGAGGATGGATTTGAGATTTACATTCCTTCGGACGAGACGACCAGCGCACGGGTGTGGGCTGAGGTGCTGGAGGCCGGTAAGGAGTTTGGGATTCTGGCGTGTGGGCTGGGTGCGCGGAATACGCTTCGGCTGGAGGCTGGGATGGCTTTGTATGGCCATGAGATCTCGGACACGATCAATGTGTTTGAGGCTGGGTTGGGGCGGTATGCCAAGCTCGACTACGAATCCAAAGGCGATTTCGTTGGGCGCGATGCGCTGGTGAAGATTCAGGCTGACGGTGGGCCGAAGCGCAAGCTGGTTGGGTTGGAGATGGTGGAGCGCGGGATTGGGCGGGATGGGTATCCGGTGTTCTCGCTCGATGGGAAGCGGGTGGGTGAGATTACGAGCGGGTCGCCCTCGCCGTTTTTGAAGAAGAATATTGCCATGGCTTATGTGCCGGTGGAGTTCTCGGCGGTGGACACAGAGGTTGCGGTGGAGATTCGCGGGCAGATGGTGAAGGCGCGTGTGGTGCCGCTGCCGTTTTATAAGCGGGCGAAGAAGTAGGCGCAATTACAGCCGAATAATCCACATCCGCGCTTTGGACTCGTCCGGGCGCACTCGTGTAGTCTGCTTTCCGCATTACAATGGAGAGGGAGATTCCCCAACAATATGGCTTATCCGGCGAATTACAGGTACACGAAGGAACACGAGTGGATTGCGGCTGACGGCTCGGCGGGCAGCGTGGGTATTACGGACTACGCGCAGGACTCGCTGGGCGACATTGTTTTTGTTGACCTGCCGAAGGTGGGCGATGCGGTCGAGGCGGGCAAGACGTTCGGCTCGGTCGAGTCGGTGAAGGCGGTCTCGGACTTGTTCGCGCCGGTGTCTGGTACGGTGACGGCGGTGAATGACGCGCTCAAGGACAAGCCGGAGTTGATCAACACGGACGCGAATACGACGTGGCTGATTAAGGTGTCGCTGACCGATGCGAGCCAGACCAATGGCCTGCTGACGGCTGCCGATTATGAGAAGTTTATTGCCGAGGAGACCGGACACTAACGATGCGTTATCTGCCGAAGTCCCCTGGGGACCGTGAAGAGATGCTGGCCGAGATTGGTGCGGCGTCGATCGATGATCTGTTCCAGAGCATTCCTGCTGAGTATCAACTGAAGCGCGACCTGAAGATTCCTCATCAGCATGGCGAGTCGGAGATTCTGGATCGCTTTCGTGCGTTTGCCGACGCGAACGCTGCCGGTTATGCGAGCTTTCTGGGCGCGGGTGTGTATCGGCACTATCGGCCGGTGATTATCGATTCGCTGGTGCAGCGTGGCGAGTTTCTGACAAGCTATACGCCGTATCAGCCGGAGATCTCGCAGGGCACGCTGCAGGCGATGTTCGAGTTCCAGACGATGATCTGCGAGCTGACCGGCATGGAGATCGCCAACGCGTCGATGTATGACGGCTCGACCGGCGCGGCGGAGGCGATCATGATGGCGGTGCGCGTGACCGGGCGCGATGGCGCGGTAGTGGCGCGGACGGTGCATCCGGAGTACCGCGAGGTGGTGGCGACTTACGCGCAGCACCAGGAGATTCCGCTCGCCGAGGTTGGCTACGGCGCGAATGGGCGCGTGGATCTGGCTGCGCTCGATGCGGCGATTACGAAGGACACGGCTTGCGTGCTGATTCAGTCGCCGAACTTCTTCGGCACGATTGAGGATGTTGCCGCGATTGCGGAGCTTGCTCATGCGAAGGGTGCGCTGCTGATTGTGTCGATTGCCGAGGCGATTTCGCTGGGGATTGTGAAGCCTCCAGTTGAAGCGGACATCGTTTCGATGGAGGCTCAGAGTTACGGCGTTGCGCCGAGCTTTGGCGGGCCGTTCTGCGGCGTGATTGCGTGCAAGGAGAAGTTTCTGCGGCAGATGCCCGGGCGGCTGATCGGCGAGACGAAGGACAAGGACGGCAGGCGCGGATTTGTGCTCACTTTGAGTACGAGGGAACAGCATATTCGGCGCGAGAAGGCGACTTCGAACATCTGCACCAATCAGGCGCTGGTGGCGCTGATGACGACCATCTTCCTGACGGTGTATGGCAAGCAGGGGATGAAGGAGTTGGCTGAACAAAATCTTGCGAAGGCTGCTTATTTGAAGAGCGCACTTGGCAAGCACGGCAAGGTGTTGTTTGAGGGCGCGCCGCGCTTCCATGAGTTTGTGCTGGAGACGCCGAAGAGCGCTGAGGCTGTGAATGCCGATCTGTTGGAGAAGAAGATTATCGGCGGCCTGCCGTTGGCGAAGTGGTATCCAGAGCTTGGGCCGAATGCTTCGCTTTGGTGCGTGACGGAGTTGACGACGAGGGCGCAAATGGACGCGGCAACGGAGATGCTTGAGGAGAGCCCCTAATTCTCGAATCGCTAATCTTGGTGGTGCGTACAAGATTGGAGAACGCCGATGAGAACCCTTAGAGCGCTGCCGCGAGTAATACTGATACTGCTAATCTTCTCGTCTGCTGTTTGGTTAGTCGGTAGGAGCTCGTTGCGAAAGAAGCAGGTCGTTGATGCTGTCTTCGCTGTATGTGCGCTCTCCGTTGGAGTTTTGTATGAACGAAATAACTATGTTTCTGACCGAGAAACTGCAGAAAGAATTAAGAAGGTGAGTTCGCATGTCCCAGATAACACCCCCTTCCGAAGTGAACAAGATATCCAAGAAGATCTCAGACAAGCAGCAAAAGTTTGCTGGAAGCCCGAAAAAGGCGACGACACACGTCAATCAGAATGAGGACTTGATCTTTGAGAAGTCTTCGCCGGGGAAGAAAGCTTATCGGCTGGCTGAGCTGGACGTGCCGGCTGTCGATGCTGCTTCCCTGCTCGGCGCGGCGGCGCGTACCGATCTGGGTGTGATGCCGGAGTTGAGTGAGATTGAGATCATTCGGCACTTCACGCGGCTTTCGACTTGGAACTATGCGATTGACCTGGGGATGTATCCGCTGGGGTCGTGCACGATGAAGTACAACCCGCGCATCAATGAGCTGGTGTCGCGGCTTGAAGGGATTGCGGATGCGCATCCTTATCAGCCGGAGTCGCTGTCGCAGGGGTGCCTGGGCATCATGAAGGTGCTCTCGGATGCGCTGGTTGAGATTACCGGCATGGACACGATTACGCTGCAGCCGGCGGCGGGTGCGCATGGCGAGTTCACCGGGATTCTGCTGGCAAGGGCGTATCACGAGGCGAAGGGGAATCCGCGGAAGAAGATTCTGATTCCCGACTCGGCGCATGGGACGAACCCGGCGACGGCTGCGGTGTGCGGCTATGAGGTTGCGAACCTGAAGTCGAATGCGCAGGGCATGGTGGATGTGGCCGAGCTGGAGCGGCTGGTGGATGAAGATACCGCCGCGCTGATGCTGACGAATCCTTCGACGATTGGCGTGTTTGAGAGCGAGATTCATAAGATTGCCGATGTGCTTCATGCGAAGGGCGCGCTGCTCTACATGGACGGCGCGAACATGAATGCGCTGTGCGGCAAGACTCGGCCGGGCGACTTTGGTGTGGACGTGATGCATTTGAATCTGCATAAGACGTTTTCGACTCCGCATGGAGGTGGTGGTCCGGGTTCGGGGCCGGTGGCTTGCAAGAAGATTCTGGAGCCGTTTCTGCCTACGCCGGTGCTGGTGACGCGCGCGGATGGGACGCTTGGGCTGGAGTACAACCGGCCCCAGACTGTTGGCCGTGTGCGCGCGTTTTATGGCAACTTCGGGATGTTTGTGCGGGCGCTGGCTTACATTCTGGCCAATGGGCCGGATGGTTTGCGCCAGACGACTGAGGATGCGGTGCTGAATGCGAACTATATTCGCGCGAAGCTGTCGGATACGTTTGAGCTGCCGTACAAGGCTCCTTCGCTGCATGAGGTTGTCTTCTCGGACAAGCGGCAGGCGAAGAATGGCGTGAAGACCGGTGATATGGGCAAGCGGCTAATTGATTATGGCTTCCACGCTTACACGGTCAGCTTTCCGCTGGTGGTGCCGGGCGCGATGATGATTGAGCCGACGGAGAGCGAGAGCCGCGAGGAGCTTGATTTGCTGATCGATGCGCTGAAGCAGATTGCGCGCGAGGCGGAGGAAAATCCTGAGCTGGTGCAGACGGCTCCGCATACGACGCGGGCGCAGCGGCTGGAT
This is a stretch of genomic DNA from Edaphobacter acidisoli. It encodes these proteins:
- a CDS encoding EamA family transporter produces the protein MDLLLHANALFALAAAVLWGGGDFSGGMGAKHAGGSMGSALRVILVSHATSFTALLLIVWLRGDPFPHGAPLVWGIAAGVTGGLALMCFYVALSRGAMGASAAVSGLLAAAIPAAVSAVAEGSPGLLHIFGFLVAGLAIWLIAAGPNAEAKPASTGTIWLAIAAGIGFGIYFVALKQAGAAGVFWPMATARIGSLSTCSLALIAVMLTAKRNRKSSANTGSLNRRAITWALSTALLDTSGNLLFIAATRAGRLDVAAVLASLYPASTILLAAWMLRERPTRRQGIGMAIAAAAVVMITL
- a CDS encoding VWA domain-containing protein, which codes for MVRTSILAGSLTLALIASAAYMPAQSASQQQAIPDAPKPQANLPVDGITPGIGTTPTDAGFSTQSTSSDDQAPPSSLPPTTQSPQDVGPKPDLPAAGQGPQYVLHVRTNFVEVPFTVKDNKGSLVPGLTWRDVRVYENGLRQQLALFTTDPFPLSVALVIDQSMTYDNMTKVNNALEALQGAFAPYDEVAVFTYNNGPRMQTAFTGAQSARLTAVLDRSKSTGREPMYYDQGGPLSQNINLNGGALAHIDPNTNSTHGRSMSGIQNVPRDPHTLNDAILAAATELAKAPKGRRRIIYVISDGREYGSQASVKEVIKFLQTNKIAVYGTLVGDSSLPVIGFLNHMHLPLSMRDNVLPVYTTATGGNLDGEFRQRGIEQSFAKIAEEARTQYTVGYYTHEPFIDGKYRTIEVKVMRPNLTVIAKKGYYPTAGDAAPDITRTH
- a CDS encoding VWA domain-containing protein, with the translated sequence MRLFAAAVVVCLCLVPALRAQEAPSPDMPPPASDAPAQPVDSNNPMETLKVNVNLVNLYFSVRDKNGYITNLTKNDCHIDEDHAPQTIKKFTQEKNLPLTIGILLDTSGSQQNVLPMEQASGAEFLKDVLTPKDEAFLISFDINVNLLADYTNSPREIQRAMDKAEINTGAGTGSVTGNATPRGTLLYDAVFLAAHDKLRQEAGRKILVILTDGQDEGSQETLKTATEAAQKSNAIVYVILLADPYAYGSFGIGYTGSAAMDKLAKDTGGRVINVGRNTKKLQEAFDQIQDELRTQYLASYTPTNLKLDGTFRSLQVDCGKDTKVQARRGYYAMANPLGDD
- the glgC gene encoding glucose-1-phosphate adenylyltransferase; protein product: MPEENSSCSHSSVEVVGAMKDTLGVLLAGGAGERLFPLTRDRAKPAVPFAGQYRIIDITLSNCINSGLHRVYILTQYKALSLNRHIREGWGSVVANELGEFIEILPPMQRVSKSWYQGTADAVYQNIYSIGSEEPKHVLILSGDHIYKMNYARMLRQHKDSGADVTLATLPISPDEVSSFGVVEVARNGEVTGFVEKPKETNIRSPFTPDMVDVSMGIYIFNTDVLIPELIKDAEDPQSKHDFGHNILPKLLGRFKMNAYNFVDENKQKALYWRDVGTLEAYYEANMDIAGVTPTFNLYDKTWPMRTRPYQYPPAKFVFGEPGRTGMAINSIVCAGSIISGSVVRNSVVSQDVRVNSYADVDSSIIFSHVNIGRHCRIRHAIIDRDVHIPDGTVIGYDPNEDKKNYFVSASGLTVVTRDYSVYENPVSPEFLQHGNS
- a CDS encoding acyl-CoA mutase large subunit family protein, with product MTIDRDTFARSPGLEDNTSAVHLCGMSETPKTGSSNTESPKADPASPTTSSGIPVELVYDAKSLAGFDAARELGAPGEFPFTRGIQPTMYRGRLWTMRQYAGMGDAEESNKRYKFLLAHGTKGLSVAFDLPTQIGYDSDDPMAMGEVGKVGVAIDSIEDMERLFEGIRLDAISTSMTINATASILLALYVAVARRAGAEVRRLSGTVQNDILKEYIARGTYIYPVRHAMRLVTDIFAWAAEEVPEWNTISISGYHMREAGCTAVQEVAFTLANGMTYVQAALDAGLDVDAFAPRLSFFFNAHNNLLEEVAKFRAARRMWARVMRERFGAKNPRSWMLRFHTQTAGSTLTAQQPENNIVRTTLQALAAVLGGTQSLHTNGFDEALALPTENAARIALRTQQILAHESGVAQTVDPLAGSYYVESLTDEIERRAEEYLAAIARFDASSKGGGGKYGMLRAIEQGYVQREIQNAAYAYQRDVDEKRAVVVGVNEFASGSDAEEAVVPLQRIDAALEQRQVERVRALRARRDAGVHAAALRGVEDAARGGENLMPRILRAVESYATVGEIANVLRGVFGEYRESVTV